The Mustelus asterias unplaced genomic scaffold, sMusAst1.hap1.1 HAP1_SCAFFOLD_134, whole genome shotgun sequence nucleotide sequence AGAATGAGAGGAATGTGACCGTCTGGGTAAAAAATTGATAATGTGTTGGTATTTCTTTGCTTTCACAGATCCAGACTCTACACTCACTGAGTTCTTCACAAATTGCAACGATGACCTGTTGTTCCGATTAACCAAATTTTACCGGGATAGACTGGAACAGGCGATTGAAGAAGGGGTGGAAGGTTTGGCTCTCATGTTAATCGGCGAGCACCATTTCAGTGGACAAGAATATCAGGTAAGATGTAGATTGAATTCCATCTCTTCACACATCACAGAACCTACAgaatagaaacaaagaaataatGTGGAAAAAATACCTCAGTCTGTCTACTGCATCTTCCTACATGTTGTCGTTTGCATGATGTACTGAAAATTGAATTGTTGACTAATCATACCAATCGGTAGGTCTACAGCAGTCCCATGTTTGGAATGAGACAAACCCCAGTGTTTTAGAACCTTTGGAGCCATAAAAAGGCCAGAATTATTTTGTAAGTGACATGATCTCACTGACAGGAACCTTGCTTCAGCAGGTGGTGGGGATCCAGGAAGCTGCTGTCCTTATTAAAGGTGGCAGCTTCTACCCAAACCTGTCAGCCCAGTCAGACAGCCGGTATCTCAGCAGCAACGCCATAAGCTGCATCTGGAGGGTGAGTGCAGGTCAATGGCCATGAGCCCTGAAATTCAGACAAGTTAGGTCTGGGGGCCAGAGAGAGACCAGACCCCAGAAAGACTGGGGTTCTTTGAGGGCAGGCAGCACCGATGCCTTGGCGTATCTATTGCCCCAAAGGATAGGCCCATCTGTGCACCAAATGGTGTCCAAAAAAGAGGCCTTCTCCGAGAATAGATTTTGAGGCCACCATCTGGAATGCCATCAAATGCCTTCGTCTGCCATTTTGCCACCTTCCCGCCTGGCAGCCCATCTCCAAATAgcctgtaaaatcccagccatagaaACTTCCTTCCCCCAAACATCCTGAAAATTCGCTGGTCAAATCTCTGATATGTTATTATCTGAAATAAATCTAGATAACTTACTTTGGCATGATCAAAACTGACTATCATTCAGTCTCACGAAGGATCTTCTTGCACAATTGGCCACTTGCTTATGAGATGTTGGAATTAAATTTCCAAAAGCGTATAATGTCTCGCTGCTCGGGGTCAAAACATGAGCCAACCCTGATTGGGGAGACCATATGGCCCTGGGCATCATTTTATTAACAGCAGTCAATTAAGAAGTCACTGCTGGGACTTGTATCCAACTGAGATTCGCTTCCCAGAGCTAATAGCTTAATCAATGGATCGTTTGCACGACAGGCTCAGTAATGTCAGTGTTGGAATTGATCTCTGCTGTGACTGCAGGAAAAAGGAGATGGCACCTTCATGCTGAGCTTCCCTTCAAGGCAAGATTGCCTTTTGTTCAGCCATGCCAGGGCGTGACAGGCAGGTCCCAGCAATTAGTGGGTTCACCTTCCATCGCTGATCATAGCTGGAAGCGCTAGTCATTGCTGCCAGGGTCCATCCATGAATCAAGGAGCATTTATAAAGGATGCCCTCTCCTAGCAGCCAAAGTTTAGCTGAAAGTTGCCGCACACAGGCATTGTCCAACTATCGTAAAGTTCCAGTGGGGCAGGAAGGAAGCTTCACATGGGTATTTCATTGGTGTAATAGGACGCCCATCTGGGGGCCCCACCACAGAGATTCCGACCTCTTCTAAGGTCCCATAATCCTGTCACATGGTTCTCAAATTGTGAAAATGAGAGAAATAATGAGTACAGAAATAAACAACCATTCCAAGGTGGATCCTGCGTTTACTTTCCTCTCCAGCAATCACTTATTCTAACCTGAACCTGATGCTTACTATCTGTTAGTTAATATCCCATCCAGTTGGACCAGTCCTGCTTCTTGCTCTCTTTTGCTATTAATTTATTATCCAATATATCAACAAAATAAAATTAACTTCTTCATCACAATAACATATTTTAACCATTTTACACTAAAAAAAATCCAGTCTGACCCATAAGACTGTAAATGTGTGACCTCTGACTGAATGTTGGAAACAATCCGTGAACATGTACTTCAGCGTAAGGCCACAATTGATTTGCCCTTTAATCTTCACAACTCTATTGTAACAAGTCCTAAATTCTCAGATCTCTGTTATAACATCAAACCATTCACCTCCAGTAACATTTGGATATATTCTCAGGACAGTTTTCTAATTGCTTTTATTTTCCTATAATGGAGGGTCCGAAATAATCCGTAACTGAGTGAAACTCTGACCATGTGCTCTGGGTTTGGATGGCACTCCTCCCCAGGGAAACATCAGCATCTTGAGCACATCTACTCTGTAGTGTATCTTTAAACTGCTGAAGAACACCCTAAAGCCACAGGGCGTTGTGTGATAAAGTTACTGGAATGTTATGGATCACATCTATAAGGACTGTTGTCACCAAAAGAGGATTTTGCTCTGAGCTTATTCAAGCAAAAATCTTCAGGGGATGTTTAACAGTTCTATTAAGTGTATTCTTTCCCTTATTTGAATCATTTGTTAACCTCAATGCAATACCATCACAATTGGCCTGAGCTACTTTTTCAGAAAACCTGTGCAGAAtagaaaaatttaaaaaaaacattttgacagCTGTTTCAAGCTTCCCTTTGCGGTTCGTGCACCCTTCTATGTGCACTACCTCATTCAGACCACTACTCGAGGCTGAGACTTCCGATGTCTTACTGTCCCTTCTGCCTCTcgactttcctcacctcctgaaGACATTTCTGTGCACCCTGCTTTGTATTGGGTTCATGGTCCGATTTCTCCTCTTTTTGTGGGTTGTAAACTCTGAATGTAAACTGGTGATGAATGTTAAAACTTTGTGAACATGGTTAGTGACATTTCACACTAACTGCAAACATGCAAAATAATGGCTTCAGATATTTCAGTTAATGATGTGAAAATGATTGAATTGTTATCGTTGGTTGATTCTCCTGATTGATAAATCAacaatgtttccattcatctgtgGTCATTCCTGAGACAGCTGCAGCACGGGATCACTTGTGTGCCAAACTGAGAGCGGTATTCCAGCCATTAAATTTAGTTTATTCACATTCATTTGAAGGAATGATGGAATCAAGATGTGTGGAGAATATTCATCACTTTTCAGAATGACATTTCACCGAAAGAAGTCGCTGCTTCCTGTCCTCCAAacaactgggaaatcccatcCCTGAGCAAGTCCTTTCCTTCCCTTTCCCAGTGTTTATCGTTCACACCTCTCATCGATATATTCATTATTATTCTTCACAGAAAGTCAGTGAGCTCGTGCAGAACGGAAACAGGGCGGGaagttccaaacttctcctcaatctggttatggggaaaggatctcgggctcgaaggatgatgtgggaatcctttgtgaaAATGCACCGCAGTTTACGGAAATTGGGCACAATACTGAGAGAAATACAGGAACTTGGTACGGTAAAATCACACTGAATTCAGTTTCACACCCAAACACTGCAAACTTTACTACAATATTACACAGACCTGATTTCATGGAAGTTAATTCTTTTCAACAGGTTCTGATCCAATTAATTATATGAAAGTTGGAGAAGAATTATCAGAAATACCCAGCCACCTGAAAGGTAAGGGAGGATTTCAGACAATTCATTTTACTTGTGAGAATCTGGGTATTTGGAAGTACATCTTTGCCTCGAGGTTATCAGAATTAGAGATACAGAAATTCATAGAGTCTCGGAGCAGGACTAAAACTTGTTTGGAAATCATCAATTCTTGTGAATTCAGCATCGATGTAAGATTCAATCCATGTGACGTCTGACATTTCTTGTAATTATAGGGATATTGTTTCACTTCCTTAAATTCACAAAACcccgtactcacctggcaggatcctgattcactgagaaaccctgtactcacctggcaggatcctgattcactgagaaaccccgtactcacctggcaggatcctgatccaGTTATAAacactgtactcacctggcaggatcctgatccaGTTATAAACactgtactcacccggcaggatcctgattcactgagaaaccctgtactcacctggcaggatcctggtgCATTTAAACCCCTGCACATACCTGGCCAGAGCCTGATACACTGAAATGCTGTACACACCCGGCAGGATCCCGATACGTTGTACACACTTGGCAGGATCTGCACACGCTGCATGCACCTGGCAGGGTCCTGACGTGCTGTGAAGCActctgcccacctggctgggtcctgaggcgctgtgcccacctggctgggtcctgaggcgctgtgcccacctggctgggtgctgaggcgctgtgcccacctggctgggtcctgaggcgctgtgcccacctggctgggccctgaggcgctgtgcccacctggctgggtcctgtggtgctgtgcccacctggctgggtgctgaggcgctgtgcccacctggcagggtcctgaggcgctgtgcccacctggctgggtcctgaggcgctgtgcccacctggctgggtcctgaggcgctgtgcccacctggctgggtcctgaggcgctgtgcccacctggctgggtgctgaggcgctgtgcccacctggctgggtgctgaggcgctgtgcccacctggctgggtgctgaggcactgtgcccacctggctgggtgctgaggcgctgtgcccacctggctgggtgctgaggcgctgtgcccacctggctgggtgctgaggcgctgtgcccacctggctgggtgccGAGATGGAGGGGTATTTCCATACGGTCGCATGTGGTATACAGTTTTCTCCCTCCGAGTGTGCACAGAACCACAGGTAAAAACAGTAAAAATCTGCTATGATAGCCTTCAGCCGCTGAGCAATCTGTGCCCCAACTCCTCACAATATCCAGAACTCTGCTTCACAAACATCACTGAAGGATTCAAACGTTGAACGACTGGAATCTCCATTGTTGTACAATCAGGATCACGTGGGGGTTGTACTGTCTACAATACACGGCAGCTTGGATAGTATTCACCATGAGAGAGAGAATATTACCTGCAAAGAAATCTGCATTCAGTAAATGTAGAATCAAGTGAGGATATGAAAATTTTCTCGGCTTTTGTTCACTTTCAAATGAGATTTCCATTAACTCTTAATGAATTAAATCTATCTTTTCAGCAAAGTGGTCTTGAGAATTTACTTATTAAAGCCAATAACATGAAtaaacattttctctctgttctgattgaagatctccaacagaaacacaaggagacactccgggtacaaactgaaacactgagagtgaacactatcctcataaaggagaaggttaagattttccagctggttggtcgatacgctgagctcacggttatttctactgttcgagatcggacacttgtcgaacatgaactgctggcaagaggccgagaccatgaagaatggagagagaaacatctccggagagaactggaaaaaatccgaactgatcaattgttccagagcagcttttcccagagaaaatccaaatctgggaattcagcagcagtgagcggagtgccgggaattggaaaaacaacaatggtacaaaagattgtttatgactgggccactgggaaaatatacccacactttcaatttgttttcagttttaaattccgggatttgaacacgattaactgtagaataaacctgaggaatctgataCTGTTTTTCTATccttactttgggaatattctgggagagctctggaagaacccagagggattgctgtttatattcgatggtttggatgaattcaaggacagtattgattttgccgacaatcggagaaatacagaacctcagtccatgtgcacagatcccgaatgctggtgtgacgtgtctgacattgtgtacagtttaatacagcacaagctgctcccaggatgttcagtgttagtgaccagccgccccactgcattacatttattggaaaaggctgacatcagtgtctgggctgaaatcctgggatttgttggtgatgaacggaagggatatttcaacaagttttttgaagatcagacggtggcagcagccgttttcaaacacgtggaggagaacgagatcctgtacaccatgtgttacaacccttcctactgctggatcctcggtctgtcactgggtcccttctttacacaaagagacaggaaacagcagcaagttcccaagaccatcacccaactatattcctactatatttacaacattctgaaaaaccatggccgagagattgtAAACctccgtgatgtgttactgaagcttggtgagatggccttcacaggagtgtctgagaagaagattgtgtttagagaTGGAGATTTGACCAAGTACAAGCTggaaccttcccagttcctgtctggatTCCTGGTGGAACTTTTGGAGAAAGATGaatctgcccagagtgtggtttacacattcccacacctcaccatccaagagtttgtgGCTGCACTctcacaattcctgactccaaatgctggggagatcgggaaactcctcagtgaagcccacagcaaggaagatgggcgatttgagatatttctccgttttgttgctggtctctcctccccacagtcagctcgacccctggtggagtatctgggtccatttcttcatcaaacaacctgccgagtgattgactgggtgaaggagaaggttgaagggcagattggagactcacagactgaaactgggaagaggaagctcctgaacacattccactacctgtttgagtctcagaataaagcactggctcggaacacagtgggatctgtggaaaaactttcatttagggaattgcgactgaccccgattgactgtgcggtcctgtctcatgtcattggactctgtgatacaataaaacacctcgatctagggcaatgctacattcagtgtgaagggctccagcggctgggacccgttctgcacaaatgtcaggaattgaggtaactgtttggtctcagAGCGGGTATTTTCATTGctgagaagccatttcctttgttctaataaaacagagacatgttcagttgaggaagtcaagagggaaacaatgtccaatggtcacagagaaagcgcgggagaatggcacaaagtcataaagctcatttgagagcagatgcagacatgatgggccgattggcctccttctgaacctgtaataaattttgaattctctgataaaactacagcggttcaagaaggcagattctcgtgggcaaataggcatcggcaataaatgttggcaaaacCAGCGATGATCACGTTCCTTGAGTGAATAAAAGCATTATTGggataaattttaaataattagaggTGTAAAGGCCTCtttacaaaatttaaaaaaaggatatttcactctcccaacagaaaccatctgattatGTATGATGCGAGAAGGAAATTTGTTTCTCTTGTGTTCGGTACAGCTTACAGTTTGTGGCTAATTATTGTCAGGATTATTTTCCTGCACGCTGCCTCTGTTATGTATTATAATTGGTATGTGTTTTATCGGGACAGTGTCCTTTTATAAGTCATGTGATAACTGGTAACATCAGTCAGGGTCGCAGTGGAGGTTCAGTCTTGTATTAAACCTCAGTGTGCAGTTGTGAAAAGAAACCTCCCTTAGGTTACAGCAGCCCACGCTGTTTCTGTTCCATGGTTCTGACTGCAGCCTCATAAAACCTGAATCActcgctgtgtttaaaaaaaaatagctttattcacactgtatttgcatctttttcaatcactttaaatcttgttGTTGATCCTTG carries:
- the LOC144484920 gene encoding uncharacterized protein LOC144484920, translated to MISLTGTLLQQVVGIQEAAVLIKGGSFYPNLSAQSDSRYLSSNAISCIWRKVSELVQNGNRAGSSKLLLNLVMGKGSRARRMMWESFVKMHRSLRKLGTILREIQELGSDPINYMKVGEELSEIPSHLKDLQQKHKETLRVQTETLRVNTILIKEKVKIFQLVGRYAELTVISTVRDRTLVEHELLARGRDHEEWREKHLRRELEKIRTDQLFQSSFSQRKSKSGNSAAVSGVPGIGKTTMVQKIVYDWATGKIYPHFQFVFSFKFRDLNTINCRINLRNLILFFYPYFGNILGELWKNPEGLLFIFDGLDEFKDTRPLVEYLGPFLHQTTCRVIDWVKEKVEGQIGDSQTETGKRKLLNTFHYLFESQNKALARNTVGSVEKLSFRELRLTPIDCAVLSHVIGLCDTIKHLDLGQCYIQCEGLQRLGPVLHKCQELSLGGNKVGDSGVKLLSAALRNPECKIRKLHLYGNDLTDSCAEDLASALSTNRSLIDLNLSDNKLGDSGVKLLSVALRNPDCKIQKLHLYGNDLTDSCAEDLASALSTNRSLIDLYLGDNKLGDSGVKLLSVALRNPDCIIQKLHLDNNVLTDSCAEDLASALCTKQTLRILYLGSNSFTDQSVPALRRLILTCSSLEWISLRENQFSLNGERQLESLRGSRRGLTVKV